TATTCGAATATTCTATTAATGAAAAGCTAATTATAAATTTTATCTATTCTTTATGTTGGATAGTTGAATGGTTAATAACTACAATTGGTTCATTACATAATCATTCAATGTATTAAATTAAAAAAGAAAATTTAGTAATTGGTTGATTTTTTTCTGGATGCGCTTATTAAGATAAATATTTATATAAAATATAAAAAATAGATGGCTATTAATAATGTAGATAGAATATTTTTTCAGATAAAGAATTTATTGAATAACATAAACAAGTTAAAAATTTTTGATCTGTCATATAAATTTAATGAACATTCAAAATTAATGAGATAGGTACAATTGTTGGTATGACAATTGTATTTTTAGTTTAATTAATTAAATCTTCATTTGATTGATTATAGCAAAAAAGATAGAGAGAAAACCAATTTCAATAAATAGATCAAAAAATTATTAATTGAAATGGTGGTCATTTCTATATCTTTTTCATTTTCCTATTATTATTGTTTTTTGGCTTCCTTTATTACCTGATCTAACGTTTGATCAAGTTTCTTCATTTGTGCTTCGTTAAAAACTTTTTTGCCCTCTTCATGTAAATTTTTAATATCTTCATTGGTGATCTCAGTTTTATTTTCTTTAATCTGTTCAATGAGATAGTTTAATTGTGCATCAATCGTTTTATCAATCATTTTTTCATTATCATAATTTGGTGTAAAGGATTTAGAATTTTTGATCGAAGTAACATGATTAAAGAGTTCTTCTAATTTTTGTTTTGAAATAATTTTCTTTTTATCAGGCAATTTAATAGTTGCTTTTTGTTTTTTAGGTTGTGAGGATAAAACAAAATTTATTTTTGTCTTTTGTTTTTGGTTGTCTTTTTGTTTTAACGATAAAAGGACACGGGTAGTAGATTTATAATTTTCTTTATTGATAGAATGAGTTATTTTTAATTCATCAACATTCTTTTTTATAGTTTCTTTCAGATTTTTTAGCTGTTGTGCTGTTGTGTGTTGATAATTTTGTTTTGTTTTCTTATCTTCTTTCATTAATCGATCATAAGTATCTAAAAATGTTATACATTCTTCTTTAGTAATTACATGACTTAATGTATTATCTTTTTTGGTGAATAAATCTTTATTTGTTTTTTTCAATGTTTGTTTGATTGCTTCATTCATTTTATTTTTTTCAAAGTAAATCATTGTATTTTTTTGATTTTTTGATAAAAGTTGGTTTATATCAAAGTATTTATCGTCTAGCTGTTTTAGATCAACTGGAGATATGGGTGCTGGTTTTCCTAGGGAAGAAGCAAGTGCAGCAATATCAGAAAAGAAGTTAGTAGACAAGTAGGTTTTATCTTTTTTTCCAATCAGTTGGATTGAGAATTTCTGGCTAAATAATTTTCCATTCATTGTTAAATCATATAGATTGGACTTTTTATTGCATGTATAGTGACCATTAATATGTAGAGACTGCAATTGGTCGATAAATATTTTTGTATAAGCTTGTTCTTTTAATTCAGGAATAGTTAATTCTTTCATGGTTAATTGATAATTTCTATTTTGTATAGATGGTTGATCAAGTTTTTCTAATGTGTCAATGTAGGATTGTCGCGTACCACATGCAGTGAATAGAAGAAGCATTATTCCTAGTGTTAGTAATAGATACAATTTTTTCTTTGTCATGTCATTACCCCTTTCTTATAGTTAATAGTTTACATGTAATGAACAAACTATTAAATATAAATCAAAATAAAAATTAAAAAATTTATTTATTAATGAATGTAATATTGCTAATAATATGAATTGAAAAAATTAAGTATACACAATATATTAAAAAACAATCTATAATTTAGGATCATAAGGAAGATTTATTGTTAATTATTTTTATAGTAGAAGCAAATTTATAACCATATGCCTTATTCTTACTCTGAATAAATAGGTGGTTAAAAATATTTTTATTTCTATGTGTAATTTGCTATGTAGATATAAATGATATATTTTGTATTTTTATGTATATGTTGAATAGTAATTAAATAGCTATTTACAAATCTGAGAAGTAATTTCTTGTTGCGTTGATTTTTTTTGTTCAGCTATTTTTCTATAGAGTAAGGATTTGCTAACACCTGTTAACTGGGTAATTTCTTTAATTGAATACTGTTTTGATTGATATAAATTTAATGCTTTTTCGATCACCTGACTATCTTTTGGCGGTCTACCACCTAATCTTCCTCTGGCTCTAGCAGCGATTAAATCTGCGTTTGTTCGTTCAACAATAATATCTCTTTCCAATTCTGCAATGCTTGCCATCAAACGAAAAAAGAATCTGCCCATTGAGGTAGATGTATCTACGTTATCCTGAATAGAAATGAATTGGATATTATTTTCAGAAAAATATTCAGCTAGTTCAATTAAATGTTTTGTTGAAGGAGAAATACGATCAAATTTATAAACAGCTATTGTATCACCAGGGGAGAGAATATTCAAAAGAGCTTGTAATTCTTGACGTTCACGTTTTTTGCCTGAAGCTTTCTCTTTATAGATGATAATTGCACCTAACTTTTTTAAAGCATCAATTTGCAGTTCTAAATTTTGATCTTGTGTTGATACTCTGGCATATCCAAATATTCTTGCCATATTTCTAGGTTCTTTTCATTAATTTTGTTAATATTATAGGTTATAAAATATTTTATTTAAAGGTGAAATTATGTTATTTAAAAATAATTAGATGAAAAAATAATTAAAATTGTATAAATAAATCATAAAATAGATATTAATGACTAGGAATTAATATCTATTTTTTATTTTGTTGAATTAATTTAGATATATATACGCAAAAATAGTTTAAAAGATACTTATTAATGAAAATAATTTATAGGTGTCTTTTTCAATTAAATTTATTAGACAGTTTTTTGTTAATTCCATTAAAATTTAAATTTTTGGAAAATCCTTCTAAAAGTGTTTATTGATGTATTTATCTAGGAAAAAAGAATGAAGGACTGTCATTAAATAACAGTAATAACCATTATGGGCATTACTTAGTAAATTATTTCAAATAATACTCCTATTTAAGATTGGAAAATTATTCTAAAAGAATGGTATAGGAAGGAAGAATTTTTTTAAACTAGCAACTGATAAGACTCACATTTATATCATTTAATTGAGGAAGATACTTTTTGAACTACATAAAAGTTGTATATGTTATAAATAATTTCAATATTATGAATTGAACTTTTATTAAATAGAGAAGAAGTAAAGAAGATATAATGCCTAAATAATGAAACAGTTAATTAAAGAAAAATATATAAATATTTGAACTCTCAATAAGGAATGGAATAATAATTATTTAGGATGAAATAAATAACTATAATTTGAATAAATTTGATAACTAAATAGATAATATTTTTTATTGTTTAAAAATATTTTAAATTAACTATTTATTTAATTGTTCAACTTATTATTTTTAATTAAAAGAATCCGTTTTGTACTATTTGATAAACTATAGCTAGATTTCTTTCAAAATCAATTACGATTTTATATATACAAACAATATAAAAAAAAATTATTTATAGAAATTATTTATATATAATTGAAATTTATCTTACAAATATAAAAAATAAATAGTTATTTTGTTTTTATAAGAGTAAATTTTTTAAATCTAGTAATGTTGTTTAAAAAACGTTCGTTTTAAGGACAATTTTTTATTTTGCTGACAAGCATTTAAATATTACAAAATAAATAACATAATGTCAATATATATTTTTATTTGAATTGTATTTTTATACTTTTAAAATATAGATAATATAACAATAATTATTTAATTAAAAAGTTTACGTTACTGATCAGTCTCTAAAACGAATGTTTTAGAGACTGATCAGTAATTGCTTAGGCAAGATTACTTACTTAAAAGTAAGGATTTTTTAGATAGTATTAGCATTCTTAATAGCTAACAGATAATAGGAAAACTAGGTAATTTATTTTTATGGCTAGAAAAATTTGAAAAAGTACAGTTAAAAATAAAATACAATTATTCATTTATTTTTGAATAGCATTTTGTGAATAGATTTCTTGATTATTTTTAAAATTAGATCTCTAAAACAAGCTATACAATTGATAATTATTATTAATAATATTTTTTTGAAATGTATTTATTTTTATTATTACTGATTCAAATTTTAAACTAAATTTATATTTTTAGGGAGGGAAAATTCATGCTTAGTTGATTGAAAATTTAGAAAATTAGAATAAAAATTATTTAGGAGGAATCTAATGAGGATAAGAAATAAAATAACAAAATGGTTCACTTTTATTTATATTGTATTTAATATATTAAATCCATTACATACCGTTTATGCTATGGAAATAGAAAATTTTCAAACCTACGAAAATGGAAATAGTTATATTACTAATAGTCATTTAGAAAAAAATAGTAAGGAAGTTGTAAATGGTGATACATTAAATCTTTATGACCAACTAAAATATAACGTTGATTTTTCAATTGATCATAACAAATTTAAACAAGGGGACATACTTGTTTTTGACATTCCAAAGGAATTAGATATTACAGATAATTTCAAATTTACTTTAGGAACACCAGATGGTCGTTCTGAAGTTGGTAAAATGGAAGTAAAAAAAGATCTTTCTGGTAAATATAAAGCCTATTTAACATTTACTACAGATTATATTGAGACCCATTCATCATTTAAAGGATCATTTGTTTTAATGTGTACATTGAATAGTAGATATGTAAGTGGAGGCAGCAACATAATTCCACTTCCGGACGGGTCTATTAATATTAATGTTGATGTACCAGTTAGACCAAGTAGCAGTAGTGAATCTAAGTAGTACACCTCCTTCAAGTAGTAGTAGTAGCAGTGAAGATAAAAGTGATGGTGATTTAAGTAAAATTGCTTATCAGGAAAAAAGCAAGGATGGTACAAAGTATATTCGTTGGATTGTAGATTTTGGCGAAAATACATTAATGGAAAAATTGGGTATTCATTCTTTAGACGAATTAGATTCTCTATATATTGAAGACACTCCTAAGGAACAGACATTTATTGATCATTCAACAGTTGATAATAAAATTCCACAGGGAACCTATCTATCTATGAATATACGAGATAAATATAATAAAAGTTGGGAAAAATACCTGAATGAACAGCAAGCTGGAATAGCAGCAGACAAGCGATCGATGAAGGTTAATATTCTTCCAACCTTACTAGAAGAAAAAAATGATAGAAATGAAGATGGGAAAAAACCAGTTTCGTTAATTTATACAACAAAACCAGATGACCCTTCAAAAACAACAAATTATACTAATCATGTTAAAATCATTGCTCATTTAAAAAAAGATCCCAATAATCCAAAGGAAGAATCAAAAGATGGTATCGTTAGTTGGGACGGTAAAGATGACAGTCATGGCAATAAAGAAATAGTAAAAACTGGCCGACAAGTGAAGGCTTCTGATAGCAATCAATATATCAATTGGAACATTTCATTTGGTTACAAGAAATTATTTGAGAAACTAAATATTCACTCTCTTGATGAATTATCTTCTTTAACGATCAGTGACTCACCTGAAAATCAAACTTTTAAGACCTTATTTAATGGTTCATGAGGTGGACTACAGGTATCTAGAAATGCGAACCCAGGGAGAGATTGGAACAAAGATCTATCATTCAATGAGATGGGAATATCGGCCGATAAAAGAACTATGTCTATGGATCTTTTACCTCATTTATTAGGTGAAATGAAAGAGTCAGGAAATGATAGTGGCAAGGAAGCAAATCTTTCCTATGCGACAATTCCAGATAATCCAAAAGAAAGCAGGAAAGTAAATAATAAGGTAAAGATAACTGCTCACTTTAAAAATAACTCTAAACCAACTGATATAGATATAGAAGGCTCAACTCCATGGGAGGGGTTTACACCTCCAGGAGATAGAGAAGAAATACCTACAAAGTCAGGAACACAAAAAGAAAATAAAAATCATGATAGGTACTTGCAATGGCAAGTAAAAATGCATATTCCTTCAATCAAAAAATTAGCGGGCGTTGAAAAATTAAGTGACCTGAAGGCCTTATATTTTGAGGATACACCAGAAAAACAAAAATTTATTCCGTTTGATATTACTTTTCCATCTGGTTATATCCCAAAGGATACCTATTTACGAATGGATACTCCAAACAATTCATCAATTAAAGTTACATATTTAAATGATAAAGATGCTGGTGTATCACAAGATAAAAAAATATTGAAGACTGATCTCCTACCTCATTTATTAAAAGTAATGAGTGGATCAGAGGAGCAACTAGATAAAAATACTTTTCTTTACTATACAACAACGCCGGATGTTTCATGGATCAATCAAGTAGTAAAGAATAATGCAAAAATAACTGCTTATACTAAAGCTAATCCAGACAGACCAGTGAGCTGGGAATTAAAAGAACAAACGCGTTGGGACAATGGTGGTGGAAATATCTATGGTTCGACAGCTGGAATAAAGATCTCAAAGGTTGATGCAGAAACGAAAAAAGCATTGGCCGGTGCGCAATTTGATATTTATAATAGTGACAATAAAAAAATAGGCAGTCTAACTACTGATCAAAATGGACAAGCACAATACCCACAAAAATCTACAGATGTTACTGATGGTCTAATTATTGGTGATTATTATTTAAAGGAGACAAAAGCACCTAGTGGATATCAAATTAATTCAAACAATACTTATAATTTTTCTATTACAAAAGATGATTTAAAACAGTCTACCTTTGAAAATATGTATTACAAACAAAAAACAATTGAAAATCAGCGTCAAGATGAAAAGATTGATATTAATGGAACAAAAACCTGGGAAGATAACAACGATCAAGACGGCAAACGACCAGAAAAAATAGTCATTCACCTATTAAAAAATGGTAAAGAGATTGATTCTAAAGAAGTGACAAAAGCACAAAACTGGCAATATAGTTTCAAAAATCTGCCTAAAAATGAAAATGGCAAAGAGAATAACTATGCAATCACAGAAAACGTAGTGCCAGGCTATGAAGCAATACCAAATGGCTATAATCTAACAAATAAACATACACCAGAAAAAACAGAAATATCCGGAACAAAAACCTGGGATGACAACAATAACCAAGATAGGAAACGTCCGGAAAAAATCACCGTTCATTTAATGAATGGTAACAAAGAAGTAGCGACTAAAGAAGTAAGTGAAAAAGATGGCTGGAAATACAGCTTCACTGGCATACCTGTTTACGAAAACGGCAAAAAAATCGAGTATACTTTAAAAGAAGATCAAGTACCAGGCTATACTACTAAAGTAGATGGCTATAATCTAACAAATAAATATACGCCAGAAACAACCGAAGTATCCGGAGCAAAAACCTGGGATGACAACAACGATCAAGATGGCAAACGTCCAGAAAAGATCACAGTTCGTTTAATGAATGGTGACAAAGAAGTGGCAACCAAAGAAGTAAGCGAAAAAGAGGGCTGGAAGTATAGCTTTACTGGCCTACCTGTTTATGAAAAAGGTCAGAAGATCCATTACAGTATTAAAGAAGACAAAGTAGC
The genomic region above belongs to Melissococcus plutonius ATCC 35311 and contains:
- a CDS encoding recombinase family protein gives rise to the protein MARIFGYARVSTQDQNLELQIDALKKLGAIIIYKEKASGKKRERQELQALLNILSPGDTIAVYKFDRISPSTKHLIELAEYFSENNIQFISIQDNVDTSTSMGRFFFRLMASIAELERDIIVERTNADLIAARARGRLGGRPPKDSQVIEKALNLYQSKQYSIKEITQLTGVSKSLLYRKIAEQKKSTQQEITSQICK
- a CDS encoding Ig-like domain-containing protein — translated: MRIRNKITKWFTFIYIVFNILNPLHTVYAMEIENFQTYENGNSYITNSHLEKNSKEVVNGDTLNLYDQLKYNVDFSIDHNKFKQGDILVFDIPKELDITDNFKFTLGTPDGRSEVGKMEVKKDLSGKYKAYLTFTTDYIETHSSFKGSFVLMCTLNSRYVSGGSNIIPLPDGSININVDVPVRPSSSSESK
- a CDS encoding Cna B-type domain-containing protein — encoded protein: MSMDLLPHLLGEMKESGNDSGKEANLSYATIPDNPKESRKVNNKVKITAHFKNNSKPTDIDIEGSTPWEGFTPPGDREEIPTKSGTQKENKNHDRYLQWQVKMHIPSIKKLAGVEKLSDLKALYFEDTPEKQKFIPFDITFPSGYIPKDTYLRMDTPNNSSIKVTYLNDKDAGVSQDKKILKTDLLPHLLKVMSGSEEQLDKNTFLYYTTTPDVSWINQVVKNNAKITAYTKANPDRPVSWELKEQTRWDNGGGNIYGSTAGIKISKVDAETKKALAGAQFDIYNSDNKKIGSLTTDQNGQAQYPQKSTDVTDGLIIGDYYLKETKAPSGYQINSNNTYNFSITKDDLKQSTFENMYYKQKTIENQRQDEKIDINGTKTWEDNNDQDGKRPEKIVIHLLKNGKEIDSKEVTKAQNWQYSFKNLPKNENGKENNYAITENVVPGYEAIPNGYNLTNKHTPEKTEISGTKTWDDNNNQDRKRPEKITVHLMNGNKEVATKEVSEKDGWKYSFTGIPVYENGKKIEYTLKEDQVPGYTTKVDGYNLTNKYTPETTEVSGAKTWDDNNDQDGKRPEKITVRLMNGDKEVATKEVSEKEGWKYSFTGLPVYEKGQKIHYSIKEDKVAGYTTLTKGTEPCQHPCTRSNRSIWNKNVGR